Genomic segment of Streptomyces sp. NA02950:
AGGCCGAGCTGCGTGCCTTCCGCGCCCTGGGCGGCGGCACGGTGGTGCAGTGGACGCCGTACGGCCTCGGCCGGTCGGCCGGGCACCTGCCCGCGCTCTCCCGGGCCACCGGCGTCCGTCTGGTGGCCGCCACCGGGATGCACCAGGCCGTGCACTACCGGCCGGGCGCGGTCGAGGAGGTCCGCGACCGGCTCGCCGAGCTGTTCGTCGAGGAACTGACGCGGGGCATCGGCGGCAGCGGCCCCCGGGCCGGTCTGATCAAGGTCGCCGGGGGCTTCCACGGCCTCGACGCCCACGCCCGCCACACCATGGCCGCCGCGGCCCACGCCCACCACCGCACGGACGCGCCGATCGCCGTCCATCTGGAGCTGGGGACGGCGGCGCTGGATGTCCTGGACCTGCTGTGCGGGGCGTTGGACGTACCGCCGCACCGGGTGCTGCTCGGCCATCTCAACCGCTCGCCCGATCCGGTGGTCCACCGGCAGGCGGCGGCCGCGGGCGCCTTCCTCGTCTACGACGGCCCGTCCCGCGCCCACCACACCACCGACTGGCGCCTCCCCGACACGCTCACCGCCCTCGCGGAGGCGGGCCACGCCGGGCAGGTGCTGCTCGGCGGCGACACCACGACGGCCGGGGCGCGCTCGGTGAACGGCGGTCCGGGTATGCCGTATCTGCTGCGCCGTCTGCGCCCCCGGCTCGAACGTGCCCTCGGTGCCGAGGTGATGGACCGGATCCTCACCGAGAACCCGGGCCGCGCGCTGGCCGCCACCTGGCGCGACGGTTCGTAGGGCGTGGAGAGCGAACGGAACGGAGAGAGCACCGTGCCGTCAGCGGACGGACCCGGCGGTGAACCGGCGGATCAGGTCGGCGCGCGATGTCAGACCCAGTCGTTCGAAGATGCGGCGCAGGTGGTAGTCGACGGTGCGTGGGCTCAGACAGAGCCGGGCGGCCACTTCCTTGTTGGTCGCACCCGTCGCCACCAGCCCCGCGATCTGGCGTTGACGCGAGGTCAGCGCACCGGCCGCGCCGCCCGGACCGGGGTCGTGCTCCTCCTCGGCACACCAGTCCTCACCCATGGCGCGCAGTTCGGCACGGGCCCGGTCGAGCCACAGCCGTGCCCGGTGCCGCCGGAAGATCTCCGCCGCCTCCCGGAGCTGGCCCCGGGCGTCCATGCGCCGGCGCTCCCGGCCCAGGTACTCACCGTAGAGCAGGGCCGTGCGGGCGCGCTCGACCTCACGCTCACCGGTGCGGTGCAGACTCAGGGCGTGCCGGAAGTGCCGTTCGGCGTCGTCGGCTTCCAGGAGCGCGCGGCAGCGAGCCGCCAGCGCCGTCGGCCATCCCCGGCCGACGGCCTCGGCCCACCGGGTGAAGTTCGCCGCCGCCCGCTGTGCGCGTGACCGGTGGCCCGCTCGAACGGCGGCCTCCACATAGGTGGGCACGGCCTCCAGCGCGATACCGGGGTGCCCCAGCCCCGTCCTGGCGAGGCGATGGAGCTTGTCGGCCGCCTCCGCCCAGTGTCCGGAGGCGAGGTCGAGCTGTGCCAGGCCCCACAGGCCGAGGGCGGACGCAAGCCCGAGACCGTGTGCCGCCGCGTCGTCGACGACACGGTCGGCGTACTGCTCGCAGCTCTCGGTGTCTCCGGCCAGCCCGGCGGCCAGCATCAGCACCCCCATGAGATTGCGGACGCAGGGGAGCTGGCCGGTCCCACGGGCCAGCCGCAGCGCCTCGGTGGCGGTCAGCGTGGCGGTGGCGGGCCCGTTCAGCCAGCATTCCGCGTAGGCGAGGTACTGCATGGCGTGTGCCGTGG
This window contains:
- a CDS encoding phosphotriesterase, with the translated sequence MVTAVRPAVRTVLGDVPGTELGICDAHDHLFIRSTQLPGQELDEADAAEAELRAFRALGGGTVVQWTPYGLGRSAGHLPALSRATGVRLVAATGMHQAVHYRPGAVEEVRDRLAELFVEELTRGIGGSGPRAGLIKVAGGFHGLDAHARHTMAAAAHAHHRTDAPIAVHLELGTAALDVLDLLCGALDVPPHRVLLGHLNRSPDPVVHRQAAAAGAFLVYDGPSRAHHTTDWRLPDTLTALAEAGHAGQVLLGGDTTTAGARSVNGGPGMPYLLRRLRPRLERALGAEVMDRILTENPGRALAATWRDGS